Genomic segment of Coffea arabica cultivar ET-39 chromosome 1e, Coffea Arabica ET-39 HiFi, whole genome shotgun sequence:
AGATTGGGTGGGGAAGAAGGGTATTAAaggcaaaaaataaatattttagtagacttttcttaataattttcttttttatcaaatttttttgcACTAGTAATTGTTAAAATTGTAAAGTTAAATTAATAAATGCTTGGCATAATACTACAAAATAAAGGGGTGTTTAAGTGAAAATAGCAATCATTAGAATACCCTTTTCTATGGAAAACATACCAGTTTTTAACTAAATATTACCATCCTTTTAGTGAAAGTTACAACTCCTTCAAGAACTTTTAGCACTTTTTAAACCAAATAAACTTTTAGCAAAAGAcaatttgtaaaacttataattttttttttagcaaaactTATTACATTGTTGACGAACCTTACCAACTTTCAAGCATAACTAATCATTCTTTTTACAATAAATTCACTGCTATTTCaaataaaacattttacttcATTTACCATTCTTAGCATTTTTTTTGCAAAGTTTGTAATCTATTGAATATTTTACTAACTGTGTagcaaaacttaaaaaaacaAACTTTGTagtatataaaattttattaagtcTCTTATAGAATATACAGTTCATGGTCCTTGATTAAAAAGTCttgttaaattttagcaaaactTACCACATCTTTCTAAAAGCAAAACTTATCTACTTCATCGCACAAATCATAAAAACCCATTCAggaaaaatataattatttataaataaagtTATAATTTTTTCTAAGGACGCTGTATATTTTTGCTAGGTAGGATTATGTTGAAAAAAAGGTATTAAAAGTGCTCGAGGATGATTGTAAATATCACTAACGGAATaataaattttatcaaaagtTTATTAGGTCATAAGAAAGTACTAAAAAGTCCTTGAAAAAGCATTAGTTTCATTAAAAGAATGGTAaattttacattaaaaaaatggTACGTTTTGCATTAAGAAATGTAAGATTTTgctaatgaagccataaatttcCCTTGAAAATgtattaagtttttttttttatatataagaATAGTAAGTTTTGCTTGAAAGTTAATAGGATTTGGGAATGATGCGCGCAGTAAATTTTACTAAAAAAAGTGACAACGTGTGTTATTGAAATCTTATCTAAAAGATGCATTGACAAGGCCTAGGCCAATGCTTTGATTATTTCTGAGTACATGTTTTCAGGTAGGATCCTGCTTTGGTATGGTAACTACTAACTACTCGTCAGGTAACGACAATATATATTATTAGTTTAGCTGACAAAACACAAAGATTTGACAATACTAATTTTTTGATTAAACAAAGAGCACCTTTACAAGATGTTAGGTTACATGTAAAACCACAGTTCATTAGTTCGGCCATTCGACGATAAATAATGGCTTCTTAATggtccagtttttttttttattcttttttaaaaCTCAGAATATGTTTACAAAAATTTATGGTTACGAAAAAGATTCTTTTAAATGACAAAAGCTGACTAGTTTTACGAGTTTTGGCCATTAAAATTACAACGTTAGCTGATGATTAATTATTTTCTCAAGGACTGGACCTTACATGGTAAATCATTTTCTCAAGGACAGGCCATTAAAATTACAATGTTGGCTGATGATTAATTCCACACACTGCTTTCAAGTTTGAGCTCTCATGCATAATAATAAATAGTAGAATTAAACATTTATAgtcaaaattttcacttttctcttttttcacaTACTTTCACTATTACCTTGATCTACATCTAAGAGAAACTTTTTACAACCTTCTCCAAATTACTggctaacattttttttttctgatgagCTGATGGTTCTTGGACTAATTAAGTCATCATCATTGTTGTTCACCTTCACACTTCACCCCACCTGAAGAAAAGGGTGCGTGCTTAAACGCTCCAGGTCGGCAGAAATCTCTAGCACAGTTGTCAAGAAACAACCAAGCATCCACAAGAATACTACCACAACTCGAGAGAGATCAGattcaagaaaaataaagacTCTTGTTCATTTTCCTAAGCCATGTTCTGCATGAAGTTGAGTTAACGAGGATTGAAGTAGAGGGTCATTTAATTGAAGAATAGCTAGTTTGGAGAGAATTGAAGGAGGGAGTGCAGCAATGGCAGCCCTTCGGCTCCTCCTCCTTTTTTTAGTGATGTCTGCAGGATGTCGTGGGATCTTCTCTAACACAGATCCTCGCGATGGTAATGTGCTAGTCTCGTGCTGCATGCTTTTCCAAGAATATCACAGTATACAATTGCAGGCATTTCTTATCCAATTTGATTACATCGGATTGCACTTTTGGTTGGACTGCTTTATTGATACACTTTGCGTCCAAATCCAGTACTTTTGTTGGTGTAAAGAGTGAACTAGCCTCATCATTCTTCATGAAAAATGTCATTGTAGCTTTTACATTTTAACATCGATTTGAACTATAATATATATCAAGAATACAACTACTAGCTTGTAGTAGATAGTAGAGtttataaacaaataaattattaGTTTTCTTGAAGTTCAAGCAGGAAGATGCATTTAGCCGAGTTGGATACAAAATTTTCAAGCTTTGAATCAGCCAGGGTCTTTGAAACGCATGACAGCCTCACATGTAGCTATTCTTATGGGATTATGGTCTATATGTATGCAAAGAGTTTTTTGCAGTTTGGGAAAGGGGGGAAGGGAAAGTAGGAAAGAGTTATTAGCTAGATATTCTATGCTTTCCATTTCTtagattggatcaagaaaaaTGGTTGAGTTGGGGCGTAGGGAAAGAGAAATCATGTTCCTTGATTTTTGCTTCTTTGTTGCTTCTCGCATGAGTACTTTAGTTACAGTATAAACTACAAAGTTGAGAAAAGGTTGACCTTAGAGTTCCAATTAAAGTCTGAACTAATGAATCAACTCTGGAATTCCATGATCATGGTAAATAGTTGTCTCTGGATTATTTTGAGATTAAGCTAATGGTAATGAAACCAATGAATGAAAGAACTACCAGGCCACAACTTTATGccaaaaagggaaaataaaaaaaaggcatCATAGGAACCtcattttttcacctttcctGCTCCAGTAACCTATGTAAAGACAATTTGAAGTCTTTCATCACTGAATTTTCTGCCTGATTTTCCCCCATCCagttggcccaaacaaatacaatTTTTGGCAGCCTATTAATTCTTGCTAGTATGTACTTTTCGTTAATGGAGTCTCATAAATGTACCATCTCTTTGATTACGTAGTTTCTATGCTTGCAAAGTCCTTTTGATCTTAAGTGGATACAAATTCTTGCAGTTACTGTTCTTCTGTCTTTGAAAGATCAGTGGCAAAACACACCACCAAGTTGGGGCAAGTCAGATGATCCTTGTGGATTTCCTTGGGAAGGAGTCTCCTGTAACAACTACTCAAGGGTCACTGAATTGTAAGTAGTTCGTCTACTCTTTCAGGCTATCACGAATTCATGATGGTATTCCCTTTGAGGTCTTTTGATAGCCTAAAAAATCTATGCCTGTAGCCTCACACTGTGCATTGATACTTCAGGCTATTATCAGCTATGGGACTATCAGGTAAACTCAGTGGTGATATTGGAGGACTCACTGAATTGACGTCCATGTAAGTTTCTCTCGCTATTTCAGCTGATCAAGCACAAAATTTTACAAAGTTTTTAACTTTGCATTCATTCAATTCACGTTTCTAAATATTGTTTCAGGGATCTATCATTCAACCGAGGTCTCACTGGTCCACTCTCTCCACGAATAGGAGACTTGCAAAATTTGAGTATATTGTAATCAATCTGACAAAATCCTACATCAAATTTTGATCCCTGGAAACTATTTCCAGGAACATATTTACGAAGgaagtattttttttaatcaatatTTTCGCCTATGTTGCTCAGAATCCTCACTGGATGTAGCTTCAATGGAAATATACCAAGTGAACTAGGGAATCTTGCACAATTGTCCTTCCTGTAAGTATCTTGAGACAACAGCATGAAAACATGGCATTATACATGGACTTATATGAGGATTTGCTGATCTCAATTAAATCTCTGCTTCATCTTCCATGACAGGGCACTTAACATAAATAACTTCACTGGAGAGATACCACCATCGCTGGGAAAGCTTTCCAACTTATACTGTCTTGATATAGCAGATAATCAGTTGACAGGATCAATACCTATTTCATCTCTGACTGAAACACCAGGATTGGACCTCCTAAAAAAGGCACAACACTTGTGAGTACAATTCCTTTTTTAACTCAGTTATTCCTGTCCGATTTTCTTCAGGGATAAGAGTTTGATCTTCATATCTTTGCAGCCATTTCAACAATAACCAGCTTTCTGGCCAAATTCCAGGCACACTTTTCAGCTCAGAAATGGTACTTATACATGTGTAAGTTACCATTGGATACAATCAGTCTTCAGGTCTGATTTAtgacctttttcctttttcttcttcttcttcttattgtTTGCCATTCTTTATGGCAGACTGTTTAATGGTAACAACTTGACCGGAGGAATCCCCTCAACATTAGGATATGTTCAGACACTTGAGGTTCTGTGAGTATTCTCAAACTGTTTCATTCGATCTCCCTTTTGGATGGActgagttttctttttctttttttttttttttggcctctCATTCTAACTATTTTCTGGTGTAAATTCTGTAACGGAGAACAGGAGGCTAGATCGAAATGCCCTGACTGGCAATGTCCCATTAAACTTCAAAAATCTCACGAATTTGACGGAATTGTTGGTTCTTCTTGAAATTTGGAGAAGCattattttttcttcaattttaccATTGGATGCTAAATTGAAATGCCTTCTTTCATACTTTCGTTTTCGTCTAGGCACCTAGAACATAATCAGTTATCAGGTCCATTTCCAGACTTGACCGGAATGAAAGACCTCAACTACGTGTAAGTGATGGTTGAATAATCTCCACAATCAAATTTTATGCTCCCGATTTTTGTTTGGAAGGTGAACTCTATGCTTTTGTTTCCCTTCACAGGGACTTGAGCAACAACTCTTTTCAACAATCGCAAGCTCCAGACTGGTTCGGTATATTAGAGTCACTAACAACCTTGTGAGTATTATTAAGATCCTAATGAGAAGCTTAAGATGAATTATTCTGTTCCTGGATCTATCTTATGCTTCAAAGTTGCAATTCTGTCAGGGTTGCTGAATACGGATCACTTGAGGGAACAGTGCCTCAGAAACTCTTCGCTTTACCTCAAATTCAACAAGTGTATGTTTGAATCAGCACGCTTTGAACAGTAAAGCAtattattttatcttttaaaaGATAAAAGTAATACGATTATACCGATTCATTTCATGTCAACACTTTTACAGCAAACTGAGAAACAATGCATTTAACGAGACACTGGATATGGGCAGAACCATTGGTCAGCAACTTAAAGTTGTTGATTTGGAGAACAATGAAATAGCCTTCGCTGCTCTTGGTTCTGGTTATGACAATACACCGATGTGAGACAATATTATATTAACCTTTTTTTATGCCAAGAAACAACTTTCCATCTTTTTGTCCAACTAGCGTTCATATCTGTCATCCATGTTAAAACAGATTGCTAGCAGGAAACCCAGTCTGCAGCGCAGATCTTGCAAAGACCAATTACTGTGAGGATATGCAACCACTTCCACCCTATTGTACGAGCCTGGCTAATTGTGCAAGCACATCCTGCCCTGCTGATAAGAAACTCAGTCCACAGAGTTGTGAATGTGCTCATCCATATGAGGGAACAATGTACTTCAGAGCGCCATCCTCCAGGGAGTTGTCTAATTATACTCTATTTCACCAGTTGGAAATTAGCCTGTGGACGAAGTTAAACCTTACTCCTGGCTCAGTTTCTCTGCAGAAACCATTCTTCAATGTTGACGACTTGCTTCAGGTGCATTTGGCATTTTTTCCATCCGTAGGAGAGTATTTCAATAGGTCAGAGGTCCAGAGGATGGGATTTGCTTTAAATTATTACATTTTCATGCCTCCAGAGCAATTTGGGTCCTTCTACTTCAGGCCATTTCCTTACACTTTCGGTGGTATAAAAGGCTAATAATTTGTCTAACTGTCATTTGTTTTTGAATTCATGAATGAACAAACTACTAACAAAAGAGGTGTTGCAGCTGAACGTAAAAATGCCATAAGCAAAACAATTGTTACAGCGATAGCTGCTTGCAGCGTCATTCTGGGATTGTTGCTCATTTGCCTAGGCATCTATGCTGTCCGCCAAAAGAGACGGGCTGAAAGAGCTGTTGAATTAAGTAAACCATTTGGTATGACCTGTCCGCTATAGCTTACTACTCTTTATTATGTTTATGAATGTGCTATAACTGAAACATGTTGACCAGCATCTTGGGCTCCAAGTCGCAAGGACAGTGGGGGAGCACCACAACTAAAAGGAGCTCGTTGGTTTTCTTACGATGAGCTGAAGAAATCAACTAATAACTTTTCTGAGAAAAATGAGATCGGTTCTGGTGGCTATGGCAAGGTATGCTGTCATATATTTTGATTTTGCATCTAAAAATTTTCTTCAGTTTCAACTCAGTTGCATTTCTGGATTCTTAGGTCTATAGAGGGATGCTCCCAAGTGGACTATTTGTTGCTATCAAAAGATCACAACAAGGCTCCAAGCAAGGTGGACATGAATTCAAAACTGAAATTGAGTTGCTGTCACGAGTTCATCACAAGAACCTCGTTGGCTTGGTTGGATTCTGTTTTGAACAAGGTGAACAGATGTTGGTATATGAGTTTATGCCTAACGGAACTCTGAGGGAGAGTTTATCAGGTACGTTTGCTTTCATGTCACCAGATTATACTTACGCAGGAAGATTACTGACTGAAATTTTCCTCGATGGCACGGATACAAGATGTAGAAGATAAACAACCAAATGGTTTTTTTGTTCAATGCATGCCTGCACTTGAAACAGACTATATTGACTGAAGCATTATCACTAGGATTCACTCACTTGAAACAGATTATGTTGACTGCattcttttttttgacttttaatTCTGGTAACTTGATCAggtttttacaaaatctaatcACTCACTTGCATGCCTCAACATTTCTACACCTTCTTCCTAAATTATATTTCAACTCATAGGATGTCTGAACCTCTGGATATCTTTGTACAAAGTGTGTCATTAGCTTATATTCCAAATAGACTATATGCCGCTTTCATAAATCCAAATTGGACCCAAACTATAGAAAATGAGATGTCAGCATTGTGAAAAAAAATGACACATGACCTTTGTTTCACTACCAAAAGGAAATAAGATTGTGAGGTGCAAATGAGTATTCTTAATCAAGTACAAAGCTGATGGATTAATCGACTGATATAAGGTGCGACTTGTGGTGAAGGCGGTACATATAGACATATGGCATTGATTCAAGAAACTTTCTTACCAGTGGCAAAATTGGACACCATTAGAGTTTTATTGTCCCTCGCAGCCTATCTAGATTGGCCGTTTCATCAGTTCAATGTAAAATATTCCTTTTTACATAGTGATTTTAAGAAAGATGTGTATATGGATATTTCACCTAAGTATTCCACAACTCTAAAGACAAACATTATGTGCCGATTGCATAGAGCTTTGTGGACTTAAATAGTCACTGTGTACttgatttggccaatttacTTTGGCTATAATAAAATACGATTTTCATAGAGTAATGTATGCCACACCTTATTTTTGAAACATAGGCTTGAGAAAGTGACAGCACCGATTATCTATGTCGATAACATGATTATCACAGGTAATGACATAAAGGAGATTTCTAAGCTACAAGACAAATTATTAGCTGAGTTTGAAATTTAGAGTTTGGAAAGTCAAATATTTGTAGGCATTAAAATGGCAAGATCAAAGCAGAGCTTCTTCCTATCTCAATGGAAGTTTGTACTCGATCTTTTGTAGGACTACTAGGTTGCAACTTAGTAGACACGTCGATTATCTAGAACTACAAACTCAGAGATTATCTTGATCAAATGCTGACTGACAAAGAAAGATATTAGATATTAGTTGGTAGGCTAATTTATCTATCACATACTTATCCAACAGTATAACATATGTTAGTATTGTCAGCTGATTCATGCATTCTCTTAGTGGTAGGCATATGAAAACTATGATCAGGATCATTCAATATTTAAAGGGTTCATCTGGGAAAGGACTTCTATTTTCTAAGAATAATCATCTCAAAATTGAAAGCAATACAATGCCAATTGGTCGGGAGACCATACTGATCAAAAATCCACTTCAGACTACTTTACCTTAATGGGTGACAATTTAGTTACATGGAGAAGTAAGAGACAGAAGGTGGTGGATTTATCTAGTGTAGAAGCTAAGTTCAGAGGGATGACCAAAGGGGTGCGTAAACTTCTTTGGCTTAAGAAGCTGCTTACTGGTATACGGCATGCTCAAACTTCTGAAATAGATTTGTTTCATGATAACAAAACAACCATTGACATTTCTCAGAATCTAGTTTAACATGACCAACTAAACATGTAAAGGTTGATCAGCACTTCATTAGACAAAATCTTAAAGATAAGGTGACACTGTTTCCGTTTGCCAAGTCTGAAGATCAACTGACTAATGTACTCACAAAAGCTGTGCCaattaaaaacttctacaactCATTTAGCAAGTTGAGCATGTATGATATCTATACACCAATTTGAGGGGGAGTGTTGGAGCGAGTTGatctattttttaatttaaacttTTTATCAACTAGAGATTAGATAAGGATCGAATAGATTAATTACCATTTTGAATGTTTCATTGTACTTTATCTTAGTGTAAACCTATAGCTAAAGTGCGAAATAATGAAGatattttcccaattttccttcttttaatCTTAAACAGAAAGAAATTGACTTAGTTACCATTGAAATCAACCCTTAATACGTAAATCAGGAAATTTTGAGAATTTTAACCCCATATCAGGAAATGACCACTAAGAAAAACTTCTGTCTCAGACATGCCTAACTTGGCAGCTTGCAGAATTTGATGCATTTTTATTTACATTATAAATGATTTCAGGGAAGAGTGGAATTTATCTAGACTGGAAAATGAGACTTCGAGCTGCACTTGGTTCAGCTAGAGGATTGACTTACTTGCATGAGCTTGCCATCCCTCCTATAATCCACAGAGATATCAACACCAGGAATATTCTCTTGGATGAAAATCTAACAGCTAGGGTTGCAGATTTTGGCTTGTCCAAGCTTGGTTCTGACAGTTCCAATGGCCATGTATCTACTCAAGTTAAAGGCACACCGGTGAGTTTTGATGTCTCTTTAGCTACCTGATCCCATAAAAACTCCTAATCATGTCCATGTTTAGATACATCATCAAAGGTCCTTTCTTTGTCTCTTTTGCCATCGTGAGCAATTAACGATAATCGTTTATATGGGTGCAGGGTTATATTGATCCTGAATATTACATGACCCAAAAATTGACAAACAAAAGTGATGTGTATAGCTTTGGTGTGGTTATGCTTGAGCTGGTAACAGCTAAACTGCCTATTGAGAAGGGGAAGCACATTGTCCACGAAGTGAGAATGGCGATGGACAAGAATGATGAAGAATGCTATGGATTAGGGAACATGATGGATCCAGCAATTCGAAACGCGGCCAATCTGGTAGGCTTCGTGAGATTTGTAGATTTGGCAATGCAATGTGTGGAAGAATCAGCAGCAGATCGTCCAACAATGAGTGAACTGGTGAAAGAACTCGAAACAATTATTCTGCAGAATGATGGACTTGATACAAACTCAACATCAGCATCCTCTATCGGCACATCCTCTGCCACAGTTTTTGGCATGACAAAAGGTGCTAAACACCTCTATGATGTGATGCCTAGGTAGGATGTTAACGACAGCTGTAATACCCAAATGTCTAAAGTTGTGAGGCCGAATTAGAAAATCACTTTTAAGTGGGGAACTTTTATAATTATAACAAGAACATGAGGGCCAAAAAGGAAAATGCCTATGTCTATCTCATTCCACCGCCAAACTCCCTTATGATTCTTTCATTCTTGTCTGAAGCATCAGGAAATAAGGAGATACGAGAGGACTTGGAGAACAGTGGAGAGAGCTTGCCATCTACCGATTTCAGTCGACTCTGAGGTACAGAGCCAACTCTTCTTAAGTTTCATGAGTTGAAAATTAAAGATAATGCTGTAGAATCTGGATGGTTTTCTTGAATATAGTAACTGCAGGTTGCCAGAAATGAGATTGGACAGATACAAAGTAGTTCTATTGGAGTAATTTTGTATGTATGTTGTTGCTAGCTTGTAACCAGGTACCTGATAAACACATACTGTATATGCGAAATTATGAAGATTTCATAATGTTTAATACCTAGAACACCTTGAGTTTCACCAAATCCGTAGCTATCAGTCACCTTTGCGCAGCCTTAGAAATTGATTATAACTTGGTGTAGAAAAGTCCAAATTAAGTGCCGTCAGCTGCAAtcgaaactagactcatagatcTTTTCAAGCTCTGATTCACCTCCTGTCAGCACCAGTAATTGCACGAAATTGACCGAAAACTGCAACCTGCGCAGAACAGTCCTGGAAACACCTTCAATTGAGGTCTAATTTAAAGCGCTTTACAGCTTGAAACGCTAAATGATGTCTTCTGGAGATATTTAGTACTTTGAGTGTAGTTTCTAGCGGCACCAAATTTGTAGTGGTTCGACATATATAGCCTAAGTTTTGTGTATTTAACCTAAGACTGCAATTGCTAAAATTCCTTCGTATctctataatttttaaaatgtctTAGCAAAAGATTTTGTTCGCTAATTATTATGGAAAACGTATTTTATTATATTAACTTAGATTGAGCATATGTATTTGTTTGATGATTGGGTGTCTTGGAATTATTGCAACACATATATATAAGAGATAAGAGGCGCAAGTTTGGGAAATGGAACAAGAAACGCACCCAATGGTCACTTGGCCCCAACTAACACATAAAAGGGAGTCATGAGTCATCATGTACCAAAATTTGTACGGGCTATTATTCATTTAGCCATTTGCTCTTTCTTCCATTGCAATCAAGTTTTTTCGTCTAAGTCATTTAAACACTTTCTCTTACAAATTAAATTAGCATTAGTTTTGTCTTTTttatttatgagtattttatttcttgtacttttttttttggtaagttttGTTTCTTGTACTTGTCTTGCTTACGTGTTAAAATCTGGACCGTGAATATAATTATCTAATGATCAAAGTTGTTGTAGTCTTTTCTTTGAATGCTTACAAGGTGTTCACTTAATTTTCGTGAATGAACACAGATCATACCTTGTCAATAAAATTTGGAACACTTTTGAATTTGGAAGCATCTTTTTAACTTCATGTTGAGTGTGAGCTTACAACTTGAGAACTTCgatgaatttcaattgtgaTCACCATAATAAAACATAAAGATAGAAGTAAGGACTAACCAATttcctttccattttttttttttttggtcaaacttTAGAGTAATTGGTGCCACACTGTTATTAAACACTTTAATTTTGCATTCATTTCTTTGGAACTTCCAAGAAGCTATCTTTCCCACGAATCTTGAAACAACCCGTGTAAGCTAGCATGTAATCTCATTGATTTGCAAGTCTTCAAGTGTGCTGAAACCAGTCATGCTACGATACTTACATTCAtcaatttacatttttttgctACATGAAGATGCTGTTTGCTCAATTGTTCTTGGCCTACACATGACTATTATTTTGTAACATTTTAtactattttattgtttttgacTATTAGTGCAGTTTTGTTGGCGTTTCATTAGTAATtttcacctaaaatgtcaaattgGTAAGATTGATTAAAACATAACACAAAACGTTAATAAGTAGATTGTGACACGAGTACAATATGAAATTTAACATATAATGTATGTATTTGTACTCAATTTGATACAAACACgcaaataacacaaaaaaactATGCTCTCTATATCTGTCTAATTTTCTAGTACGCTCCTCATTATTCACCACGGTATTCAAAACTCAAACTATTCATATGTCTCAACTTCTTCATTTTGAACCCTTTACTATTCTCGAACAATTGtattattttgtttctaaatCCACTCAAGTGCAAGCATAGATTTTAAAATTATTCTGTTTATCAGTTGCACATATGAAGTGTGGTTTAATATTCACTAGTAACCGTAAAAGCTATTCAAACTTAAGCGGCTCTAATTTATGCACAACTCTAAAGTTTTTAACTATCCTTATCTTGTTCGAATAATAGGCTACAATTAGTACGTCCTTCAAAGATCAGCTTAGCAACTTTAGAAGGATTAATTGCTTACTAGAGAAAATGAGCTACTGTCGTCAGGTCTTTGATGAAGTGAAGGCGCAGTCACACTTGTCGGTACAAAAGCAATAGCTTTTTGACTGATGATAGACATAGACCGTAGAGCGAGTCTTCCTCTGCTGTGAAGGCAAAGTTTCAATTTCAATTCCTAAATTCTTGGATATGTCTTAAGTGATATTGATTTTGCAAATTCAGCTCCGGATATTCCTCCCAATACACAGTACCCATGATATGAAAATTTTGTCTAAAAAAACAGTAAGCTACTATTTCAACCTCCTATGATTTTCACATTTTGTCACACTATTCCCTTATTATTTAATAACACTCACTTGACTTCCCTGTAATTTTATGTAGAGTGAAGAACAGACGCAAAACACTTATTTACCCAAGAAAGACTTTAGAATTACATGtgaagtatgaaatattttccgCAAAAACCAATTTAGTTTGTAGAGATATTAACCATTTGACCATAGGATCTTTAGTTTAACACTTATGTCTTAccgttttttcttcttcttataaAGTTTGGAGTCTCCaatgaattgaaaagaaaaaagagtatgAAATATGAAATGTACTGATATTTAAATATCCATTTAAACTCCATGTCTATTTCGCATTTGACCACGTAATACTTTTGTGGTTTTACTTAAACCAG
This window contains:
- the LOC140004595 gene encoding leucine-rich repeat receptor protein kinase HPCA1-like isoform X4: MAALRLLLLFLVMSAGCRGIFSNTDPRDVTVLLSLKDQWQNTPPSWGKSDDPCGFPWEGVSCNNYSRVTELLLSAMGLSGKLSGDIGGLTELTSMDLSFNRGLTGPLSPRIGDLQNLSILILTGCSFNGNIPSELGNLAQLSFLALNINNFTGEIPPSLGKLSNLYCLDIADNQLTGSIPISSLTETPGLDLLKKAQHFHFNNNQLSGQIPGTLFSSEMVLIHVLFNGNNLTGGIPSTLGYVQTLEVLRLDRNALTGNVPLNFKNLTNLTELHLEHNQLSGPFPDLTGMKDLNYVDLSNNSFQQSQAPDWFGILESLTTLVAEYGSLEGTVPQKLFALPQIQQVKLRNNAFNETLDMGRTIGQQLKVVDLENNEIAFAALGSGYDNTPILLAGNPVCSADLAKTNYCEDMQPLPPYCTSLANCASTSCPADKKLSPQSCECAHPYEGTMYFRAPSSRELSNYTLFHQLEISLWTKLNLTPGSVSLQKPFFNVDDLLQVHLAFFPSVGEYFNRSEVQRMGFALNYYIFMPPEQFGSFYFRPFPYTFGAERKNAISKTIVTAIAACSVILGLLLICLGIYAVRQKRRAERAVELSKPFASWAPSRKDSGGAPQLKGARWFSYDELKKSTNNFSEKNEIGSGGYGKVYRGMLPSGLFVAIKRSQQGSKQGGHEFKTEIELLSRVHHKNLVGLVGFCFEQGEQMLVYEFMPNGTLRESLSGKSGIYLDWKMRLRAALGSARGLTYLHELAIPPIIHRDINTRNILLDENLTARVADFGLSKLGSDSSNGHVSTQVKGTPGYIDPEYYMTQKLTNKSDVYSFGVVMLELVTAKLPIEKGKHIVHEVRMAMDKNDEECYGLGNMMDPAIRNAANLVGFVRFVDLAMQCVEESAADRPTMSELVKELETIILQNDGLDTNSTSASSIGTSSATVFGMTKGAKHLYDVMPRK
- the LOC140004595 gene encoding leucine-rich repeat receptor protein kinase HPCA1-like isoform X2, yielding MAALRLLLLFLVMSAGCRGIFSNTDPRDVTVLLSLKDQWQNTPPSWGKSDDPCGFPWEGVSCNNYSRVTELLLSAMGLSGKLSGDIGGLTELTSMDLSFNRGLTGPLSPRIGDLQNLSILILTGCSFNGNIPSELGNLAQLSFLALNINNFTGEIPPSLGKLSNLYCLDIADNQLTGSIPISSLTETPGLDLLKKAQHFHFNNNQLSGQIPGTLFSSEMVLIHVLFNGNNLTGGIPSTLGYVQTLEVLRLDRNALTGNVPLNFKNLTNLTELHLEHNQLSGPFPDLTGMKDLNYVDLSNNSFQQSQAPDWFGILESLTTLVAEYGSLEGTVPQKLFALPQIQQVKLRNNAFNETLDMGRTIGQQLKVVDLENNEIAFAALGSGYDNTPILLAGNPVCSADLAKTNYCEDMQPLPPYCTSLANCASTSCPADKKLSPQSCECAHPYEGTMYFRAPSSRELSNYTLFHQLEISLWTKLNLTPGSVSLQKPFFNVDDLLQVHLAFFPSVGEYFNRSEVQRMGFALNYYIFMPPEQFGSFYFRPFPYTFGAERKNAISKTIVTAIAACSVILGLLLICLGIYAVRQKRRAERAVELSKPFASWAPSRKDSGGAPQLKGARWFSYDELKKSTNNFSEKNEIGSGGYGKVYRGMLPSGLFVAIKRSQQGSKQGGHEFKTEIELLSRVHHKNLVGLVGFCFEQGEQMLVYEFMPNGTLRESLSGKSGIYLDWKMRLRAALGSARGLTYLHELAIPPIIHRDINTRNILLDENLTARVADFGLSKLGSDSSNGHVSTQVKGTPGYIDPEYYMTQKLTNKSDVYSFGVVMLELVTAKLPIEKGKHIVHEVRMAMDKNDEECYGLGNMMDPAIRNAANLVGFVRFVDLAMQCVEESAADRPTMSELVKELETIILQNDGLDTNSTSASSIGTSSATVFGMTKGNKEIREDLENSGESLPSTDFSRL